One genomic window of Aptenodytes patagonicus chromosome 3, bAptPat1.pri.cur, whole genome shotgun sequence includes the following:
- the RHOU gene encoding rho-related GTP-binding protein RhoU — MPPQQEGEAGYIGKPAPGGCEVPPVPPRRVRSGRAAAALGAALGGRCRAVGAGAGAAAGAGAGAGAGAGAEPRRSIKCVLVGDGAVGKTSLVVSYTTNGYPTEYIPTAFDNFSAVVSVDGKPVRLQLCDTAGQDEFDKLRPLCYTNTDIFLLCFSVVSPSSFQNVSEKWVPEIRCHCPKAPIILVGTQSDLREDVKVLIELDKCKEKPVSEEAAKLCAEEIKAASYIECSALTQKNLKEVFDAAIVAGIQYSDTQQQPKKAKCRTPDKMKNLSKSWWKKYCCFV, encoded by the exons ATGCCGCCGCAGCAGGAGGGCGAGGCGGGCTACATCGGCAAGCCGGCGCCGGGCGGCTGCGAGGTGCCGCCGGTGCCCCCGCGCAGGGTGCgcagcggccgggcggcggcggcgctgggggcgGCGCTGGGCGGCCGCTGCCGGgcggtgggggccggggccggggccgcggcgggggccggagccggagccggggccggagccggagccgagCCGCGGCGCAGCATCAAGTGCGTGCTGGTGGGGGACGGCGCCGTGGGGAAGACCAGCCTGGTGGTGAGCTACACCACCAACGGGTACCCCACCGAGTACATCCCCACCGCCTTCGACAACTTCTCCG CTGTCGTGTCTGTCGATGGCAAGCCGGTGAGACTGCAGCTCTGCGACACAGCTGGTCAG GATGAATTCGACAAGCTCAGGCCTCTGTGCTACACCAACACGGACATCTTCTTGCTGTGCTTCAGCGTGGTGAGCCCCTCGTCCTTCCAGAACGTGAGTGAGAAGTGGGTTCCCGAAATCCGATGCCACTGCCCCAAGGCGCCCATTATCCTGGTTGGGACACAGTCGGACCTCCGGGAGGATGTCAAAGTTCTCATTGAGCTGGACAAGTGCAAAGAAAAGCCGGTCTCGGAGGAGGCTGCGAAGCTCTGTGCTGAGGAAATAAAAGCCGCATCCTACATCGAGTGCTCTGCTTTGACTCAGAAAAAcctcaaggaggtctttgatgcGGCCATCGTGGCTGGTATTCAGTACTCGGATACCCAGCAGCAACCAAAGAAAGCAAAGTGTAGGACTCCAGACAAGATGAAAAACCTCTCCAAATCCTGGTGgaaaaaatactgctgttttgTATAG